GGCATGACATTTATCATCTCAAGCGGACACTGAATCTCGCCCAGAAGTTGCAGGAGATGGAAGGGGGAGACAGGACTGTAGTTGCAATCGCTGCATTTCTTCATGACATACACCGAATAATTCAGAATGATACTGGAAAACCATGTTTACCAAAGGATTCTTTACATAAAGTTGAGGAACTTCTTGAGGGAATAGAAATTACAGATGAGCAGAAGAATAAAATTTTGCATTGTATTGAGTTTCACGAAGAATACGCATTTTCAAAGGAGGGAATTACTGTTCACGATATTGAGGCGAAGATTGTCCAGGATGCGGATAATCTTGATGGTATTGGCGCAATAGGAATCGGGAGAACTTTTACTTACAATGGTGCTCATGGAATTCCCATGTGGGATCCTGATATACCGTTTGCGGAAGGTGAAGAATATGATGACTCAACGCATGATCCATCCGCACTGCATCATTTCATAAATAAGCTACTAAGACTGGCAAATCACATGAATACGGAAACAGCTAAAAAAATGGCAAAAAGCCGCCATGATTTTATGGAGAAATATTTTGAGGAATTTTTTTCTGAATGGAAAGGTGAAAAATAATATGAAATATGAATGGAAAAAGGCGGTTTCGCGCCAAAGAGTTTTTATGAATATAATGTTTACTCTTTGGAGGGGGGTCGGATATTACAGATGTGGTAAAAAAGAAGGGTATAGCAGAATATAATAAGAACAATTTTTAAATATATTATTAATAAACTTTATAAGAGTATGAATATTAAAGTAAGGAAAGATTTATTAGTTATGAGTTTGATTTTTTTATTATTTTCTATTTATCAACAATTTGTAAACATTGGATTTATTCTAAGATTACAGAGTAGTACAATATTTGAGCCTTACCTTTTGGGGTTGATTTTTAGTTGTCTGTTTGTTTACTTGATGCTCCGGGGTCATAAATTTGCTGTATGGATTTTAGGTATTTCCTTAATAATCATCAGTATATATCAATTATATGTATTATTGTTTGTTGGGCAGCAGTTAGTTGAAATATTAAGGAATAGTTTTTTCTTGTTGTTTTTTATTTATTATTTATATTGTATTTTTTTCGGTATATATATAATAACGACTCGGAATAAAAACAGATCGTAAAATTAGTAAAAACTAACATGAAACATGTATGGAAAAATGCGGAGAAGCAATTCTATCTGCCGAAAGCTAAACCGGAAATTGTTGATATACCAAAATTTTCATTCTTTTCAATCGCGGGGCAGGGTAATCCGAATAGTGAATTTTTTGGAGAATATATTCAGGTCTTGTATGCTTTGTCTTATGGTGTACGGATGTCGGAGAAAGGTGGCTTTGCACCAAAAGGATTTTTTGAATATACAGTTTATCCGCTAGAAGGCGTGTGGGACATTACCGAAGAAGCAAAAAAGAAAGGAATCGCCAAACTGGATAAAAGCACTTTGGTTTTCAACCTCATGATAAGACAGCCCGATTTTGTGACAAAAGAATTTTTTTCAAAAATTGTGGAGAAAACGAAGAAAAAGAAACCGCTCAAGCTCCTTGAGAAGGCTAAATTTGAAACAATAAATGATGGTAAATGCGTTCAAATGTTACATATTGGCAGCTATGATAATGAGCCGGCTAGTTTCGAAATCATGGAGAAATTTGCTGAAAATAATGATTTAAAAAGAATCTCAAGAAAACACCGTGAAATATATCTGTCAGATGCCAGAAAAGTGTCATCGGATAAATTAAAAACGGTTTTAAGATTTAAAGCAAGATAGCGCTAACAATTAAGTATTTGAAATTATATGTCAAACCTGAAAAAACATCCGACGCTAGAGGATTTTCAGCAATATGTAAGGGAAATAGTGATGGAGCGAGGGTTTAATGATCAATCTAAAATTCAAAAATGTTTGATGCTTGGTGAAGAGGTCGGTGAGTTATTTAAAGCAGTGAGAAAAGCTGAAAATATAAAAATTGACCGTAATTCCGATGTCGGTTCCGTTGAAAACGAATTATCTGATGTATTAATATTTATTTTAGAAATCGCAAATATGTATGGAATTGATTTAGAAAAAGCGTTCAGAGCAAAGGAAGTAATAAATAGTAAAAGAGTATGGAAATAATTTTCCACATAGTTAGTATTTAATTGCGGCACAATATGAATAAATTAAAATCAAAACTAATCGCTCCGTGTGGTATGAACTGCGGAATCTGTCTGGGTTATTTGCGGGAGAAAAATAAATGCCCTGGCTGCCGCATGGACGGGCGTGGCAAGCCTAATTTCTGCCGGAAGTGCACGCTAAAATATTGCGAAGAGCACAAAGGTAAAAAGTCTGTTTTCTGTTTTGAGTGTGATAAGTATCCGTGCCGAAGATTAAAGCAGCTGGATAAAAGGTACAGAACAAATTACGGAATGAGTATGCTGGAGAACTTGCAATACATTCAGGAGAAGGGGATTCAGAAATTTATGGTGAAGGAAGAAAAACGTTGGACCTGCAAAAAGTGCCACAGTATTGTGTGCGTACATCGGCCAAATTGCCTTGATTGCGGAGCGCAGGTTGTAAAGACAAAATATAATATATAAACTAAGAATTAATAAATAATTGTATGTTGCAGGAGTTTAAGAAATTTGCACTGAAGGGCAATGTCATGGATATGGCGGTTGGTGTAATTATCGGAGCCGCTTTTGGTAAAATAGTCAGTTCATTTGTGTCAGATGTTATAATGCCGCCGATTGGTTTTCTGACAGGTGGCGTAAATTTCGACGGTTTATTTATCACATTAAAAAAAGCAACCGATACTACCGATGCTGTTAATCTGAATTACGGATTATTTATAAATGCAATTATTGATTTCGTAATTATTGCTTTTGTAATATTTATTGCTGTTAAGCAGATAAATAGACTGAGGAAAAAAGAAGAGGAAAAACCGGTGGCTCCGTCCGAGGAAATTTTGTTGTTGCGGGAAATCAGGGATTCACTGAAGAATACAAAATAGCATTTTAAAATAGTAAATTATTTTCTGCTGAAATTCGCATAATAAAAAAAGCCCCGCTTGTGAATCAGGGCGTGCAAGAGCAACGTCTACCGCACTTCATCCAAGCGCTGGCATTTGACGCACGTGAGGAAGTTTTCGCAGAAGGCGTCGCGAAGAAAGAACGACTCGAAGCTGGGACTGACCCGCGCGATCGCGAGGATGAAGGATCCCCAGAAATTGGGGGCTTCGAAGAACTTGGCCGCCTCGGAAGGCCAGTCGAAATCCAGTCGGGGGTAGTTCGGACCGCCGTCGCGGGACCAGTAAATGGATTTGATCCGGACGATCATGTAGCCGATCCGGCCGCCGTGGTCCTGAAACAGCATGGCCACGTTCATGCCCTTCCTGAGCTGAAGAATGAACTCCAAGACGCTTTTGTCCATCCAGTAGCAGTAGGGCGCATGGCTATCAAGAGCTTCAAACCCGGACTTCGCAGATTCTTCCACGGGCCGCTGATCCGGCCTCAGGTTGACCGCCATTTGTGGCAGGCGGTCGCGAACTGCAAGGACGCACTCGGGGACCGACGTCAGGGTCATCGGAAGCTTTGAAGTCAGCATACAAACAGCCTCTCGTTTGAGAACACAGTTCAGAGCGAATTGAAATATTAAAATAATATATGCTAATTGTCAAGACACAGTATTGCTACTTGCCAAAATATGTAATTCAATGTATACTGAAGTTACTAAAATAACGAATATGCTATTTTGGCTTAAAACAAAAACAGAGAACAAAAACCTGCAAATTATCGGATTGGCGTTATTTTTCGCCAGTTTTTTATTTATTCCAAATCTTGCTTCACTCGAAGATGAGGTTCCGATCACAGACGAAAAAAAGGAAGAAATTGTAACGGAAATTAATCAGCAAATCGATGAAAAACAGGAACAAATTGACGAATTGCAGAAAAAAATCGACACATTTAAAAAAAATATCGCTCTGAAGCAAAGAGAACAGGCAACAATACAAAATGAGGTTTCGCTAATCGGTGAAAGAATAGACAAAAAAGAAACTGATATCCTTGCCAAGCAGACTGCAATTGAAAAACTGGAACTTGAAATCACTGATCTGCAGTACAAAATAGGGGAGAAGTCATCTGAAATTGGAAATGAGAAAGAGGATTTAGGTGAAATAATCCGCGAAATGTATGAGTATGATCAGAAGACATATTTAGAAGTTGTAATATCCAACGAAAACTTTTCAGATTATTTTCTTCAGTTGCAGTATATTGAAGAGCTCGGAAATAAAACAAAGGATGCCTTGGATACATTAAAAACCCTTAAAGACAGTCTGATCCAGCAGAATGTTAGTTTAGACGAAAAGAAAGTTGATGTTGAGCAGGAAAAAAATCAGCTTTTAGGAGAACGGCAGGATCTGGAAGGGGAAAAATCCTATAAAGACCAGCTGCTTTATCAGACGCAAATGGATGAAGATAAATTCCAAAGATTAGTTGAAGAAGTTAAGTCAGAACAGAACAGGGCAAATTCAGCAATCACCGACTTAGAAAGAGAAATGCGCACCCGTTTAGAGGGAGGGGAATACGATGGTAACGGTGCAGAAATCATCGCCGGGACGGCAACATTATCCTGGCCTGTGGACCCTTCTTTGGGCATATCATGCGGCTTCCATTGCGGTGACTATCCATTTATCAGATGGTTCCAGCACAATGCAATAGATATTAGAACACCGCAGGGTACATCGCTGAAAGCAGCTGCTTCAGGTTATGTTGCAATTGCGAAGGACTCCGGACTTGGCTACAGCTACATTCTGATTGTACACGGTGACGGACTCGCTACTGTATATGGTCATGTCAGCAGAATTGATGTAGTTCCGGACCAGTTTGTGCGCAGGGGCGATATAATTGGAGCGACCGGAGGTATGCCGGGATCACCGGGAACAGGAAGTTTCAGTACAGGAGCGCATTTACACTTTGAGGTCAGAATTGATGGTCTACCGGACGATCCTATGAAATACTTACCTTAATTTTGAAAAAAGTCTATTATCAAACAATAAAAAACTAATATGAAGGGATATTCAGAT
The Patescibacteria group bacterium genome window above contains:
- a CDS encoding HD domain-containing protein, yielding MKGKTRVKKVIEQLEKRIYGMFHKETSGHDIYHLKRTLNLAQKLQEMEGGDRTVVAIAAFLHDIHRIIQNDTGKPCLPKDSLHKVEELLEGIEITDEQKNKILHCIEFHEEYAFSKEGITVHDIEAKIVQDADNLDGIGAIGIGRTFTYNGAHGIPMWDPDIPFAEGEEYDDSTHDPSALHHFINKLLRLANHMNTETAKKMAKSRHDFMEKYFEEFFSEWKGEK
- a CDS encoding GyrI-like domain-containing protein; translated protein: MKHVWKNAEKQFYLPKAKPEIVDIPKFSFFSIAGQGNPNSEFFGEYIQVLYALSYGVRMSEKGGFAPKGFFEYTVYPLEGVWDITEEAKKKGIAKLDKSTLVFNLMIRQPDFVTKEFFSKIVEKTKKKKPLKLLEKAKFETINDGKCVQMLHIGSYDNEPASFEIMEKFAENNDLKRISRKHREIYLSDARKVSSDKLKTVLRFKAR
- a CDS encoding MazG nucleotide pyrophosphohydrolase domain-containing protein; the protein is MSNLKKHPTLEDFQQYVREIVMERGFNDQSKIQKCLMLGEEVGELFKAVRKAENIKIDRNSDVGSVENELSDVLIFILEIANMYGIDLEKAFRAKEVINSKRVWK
- a CDS encoding DUF3795 domain-containing protein; translation: MNKLKSKLIAPCGMNCGICLGYLREKNKCPGCRMDGRGKPNFCRKCTLKYCEEHKGKKSVFCFECDKYPCRRLKQLDKRYRTNYGMSMLENLQYIQEKGIQKFMVKEEKRWTCKKCHSIVCVHRPNCLDCGAQVVKTKYNI
- the mscL gene encoding large-conductance mechanosensitive channel protein MscL; its protein translation is MLQEFKKFALKGNVMDMAVGVIIGAAFGKIVSSFVSDVIMPPIGFLTGGVNFDGLFITLKKATDTTDAVNLNYGLFINAIIDFVIIAFVIFIAVKQINRLRKKEEEKPVAPSEEILLLREIRDSLKNTK
- a CDS encoding peptidoglycan DD-metalloendopeptidase family protein; the encoded protein is MYTEVTKITNMLFWLKTKTENKNLQIIGLALFFASFLFIPNLASLEDEVPITDEKKEEIVTEINQQIDEKQEQIDELQKKIDTFKKNIALKQREQATIQNEVSLIGERIDKKETDILAKQTAIEKLELEITDLQYKIGEKSSEIGNEKEDLGEIIREMYEYDQKTYLEVVISNENFSDYFLQLQYIEELGNKTKDALDTLKTLKDSLIQQNVSLDEKKVDVEQEKNQLLGERQDLEGEKSYKDQLLYQTQMDEDKFQRLVEEVKSEQNRANSAITDLEREMRTRLEGGEYDGNGAEIIAGTATLSWPVDPSLGISCGFHCGDYPFIRWFQHNAIDIRTPQGTSLKAAASGYVAIAKDSGLGYSYILIVHGDGLATVYGHVSRIDVVPDQFVRRGDIIGATGGMPGSPGTGSFSTGAHLHFEVRIDGLPDDPMKYLP